A window of the Bacteroidota bacterium genome harbors these coding sequences:
- a CDS encoding cytochrome C, with protein MNRALFFLFLSTSIPLSLAAAQISPGELIAGHARWEGVENCTACHTVGKSLSNDRCLSCHAEIDSRVKAKEGFHATVSAKLCEECHKEHHGRKFQIIRFDTTAFDHATVGFTLDGKHRTIGCRQCHTKKTLAAEDILTLSDGRKNRTYLGLSPRCSTCHEDKHRGQFEGKECSACHDTEKWKPAPKFSHDQSSYPLTGKHKSVDCQRCHKPGTDEFKTVRYVHMEFASCRSCHADPHKGKFKQECASCHSTEDFHTVTKKVFDHDTTRFPLKGKHALMKCEGCHEKNNNKKNASGELGFHITKFQRCADCHADAHAGQFANRIDGGRCESCHTEDDFLRVTYSVADHRKARFLLTGAHVAVPCAACHAAQKVNAKSTRQFIWEKSPQCTTCHEDIHKGQFEKKMPKGCETCHSVESWNSLLFSHEQTRFPLKGKHAAVACEKCHTRPNNSATLPVQYTGVGLECIACHKDEHEGQFAKRGTTDCSPCHNAEAWKSLVFNHNRQSRYELTGKHLAVACEKCHPKVEMNERKVVRYKPLGMECADCHAGKM; from the coding sequence ATGAACCGGGCTCTCTTTTTTCTTTTCCTGAGCACAAGCATTCCGTTGAGTTTAGCCGCCGCGCAAATTTCCCCCGGCGAGTTGATCGCGGGCCACGCACGCTGGGAAGGGGTGGAAAACTGCACCGCCTGCCATACGGTTGGAAAATCGCTCTCCAATGACAGATGTTTGAGCTGTCACGCGGAGATCGATTCGAGGGTGAAAGCAAAGGAGGGTTTTCACGCAACGGTCAGCGCGAAGCTGTGCGAGGAATGTCACAAAGAGCATCATGGAAGGAAATTCCAGATCATCCGGTTCGATACCACGGCGTTCGATCACGCGACGGTGGGATTCACTCTCGACGGGAAACATCGGACCATCGGATGCCGGCAGTGCCATACGAAAAAAACGCTTGCAGCCGAGGATATCCTCACGCTATCGGACGGGCGAAAGAACCGTACTTATTTGGGATTGTCGCCGCGCTGCAGTACGTGCCATGAGGACAAGCACCGCGGTCAGTTTGAAGGAAAAGAATGCTCGGCGTGCCACGATACCGAAAAGTGGAAGCCCGCGCCGAAGTTCTCGCACGATCAGTCCAGCTATCCGCTGACGGGAAAACACAAATCCGTCGATTGCCAGCGCTGCCACAAACCCGGGACCGACGAGTTCAAAACCGTCCGGTATGTTCATATGGAATTCGCTTCCTGCCGGTCGTGTCATGCCGACCCGCACAAAGGAAAGTTCAAACAGGAATGCGCCTCATGCCACTCAACCGAAGACTTTCACACGGTAACGAAAAAAGTGTTCGACCACGACACGACGAGGTTTCCGTTGAAAGGAAAACACGCTCTCATGAAATGCGAAGGGTGCCATGAGAAGAACAACAACAAGAAGAATGCCAGCGGCGAGCTCGGGTTCCATATCACCAAATTTCAGCGCTGTGCCGACTGCCATGCCGATGCGCACGCCGGGCAGTTCGCGAACCGCATAGACGGCGGCCGATGCGAATCGTGCCATACGGAAGATGATTTTCTCCGGGTGACCTACTCGGTCGCCGACCACCGGAAAGCCCGGTTCTTATTGACCGGGGCACACGTTGCCGTTCCCTGTGCTGCATGTCATGCCGCTCAAAAAGTTAATGCGAAAAGTACCAGGCAATTCATTTGGGAAAAGTCGCCTCAGTGCACCACGTGCCATGAGGATATTCACAAGGGACAATTCGAGAAGAAAATGCCCAAGGGGTGCGAGACGTGTCACAGCGTTGAATCGTGGAATTCGCTTCTCTTTTCTCATGAGCAAACTCGTTTTCCTCTAAAAGGAAAACATGCGGCGGTAGCGTGCGAAAAATGCCACACACGGCCGAACAACTCGGCGACGCTCCCCGTGCAGTACACGGGGGTGGGGCTCGAGTGCATCGCGTGCCACAAGGACGAGCATGAAGGGCAGTTTGCAAAACGGGGAACGACCGACTGCAGCCCGTGTCACAATGCGGAAGCATGGAAGTCACTGGTCTTCAACCATAACCGGCAATCGCGGTATGAGCTCACGGGAAAGCATCTTGCAGTCGCGTGTGAAAAATGCCATCCGAAAGTCGAAATGAATGAGCGGAAGGTTGTGAGATACAAGCCGCTGGGAATGGAGTGTGCGGACTGTCATGCGGGGAAAATGTAG
- a CDS encoding NAD(P)-binding domain-containing protein — translation MQDIVLTTIISVLLFSAALIPYIRRMRTKEKKAKKKFDEMRITGLHESRTMHPHIDVTNCIGCGGCAKVCPEGDVIGVIEGKATLIHGAKCVGHGLCVEACPVGAIELLLAKPGRSADVPMVDGHYETNVKGIFIIGELGGIGLIKNAVRQGKAALEYIAAAQAPHSAEYDVAIIGAGPSGLAAGLTAASKNLKYIVLEQSDVGGAILHYPRAKVVMTAPVELPLWGKLKLTEVTKETMLDTWQKIIAKTSLNVSVNEKVVEVQNNRGHFSVTTSKRTLTAARIVLALGRRGTPRKLGVEGEELSKVMYRLIDASTFNGSHALIVGGGDSAVEAAIGLAIQNGNDVILSYRGKEFTRIKERNRTHLMEQVARKKITVIFDSHLRQILEDEVVLSTPGGEIRRKNDFVFIFAGGELPFEFLKKLGISMHQQSID, via the coding sequence ATGCAAGACATCGTATTGACAACGATCATCAGCGTTCTCCTCTTTTCAGCTGCGCTCATCCCGTACATCCGGCGGATGAGAACGAAAGAGAAGAAAGCCAAGAAAAAGTTCGATGAGATGAGGATCACCGGCCTTCACGAGTCGAGGACGATGCATCCCCACATCGACGTCACCAATTGCATCGGCTGCGGCGGCTGCGCGAAGGTCTGTCCCGAAGGGGACGTGATCGGCGTGATCGAGGGGAAGGCCACGCTCATCCACGGCGCAAAATGCGTCGGACACGGCCTCTGCGTCGAGGCCTGTCCGGTCGGTGCGATCGAACTGCTGTTGGCGAAGCCGGGGCGCAGCGCCGATGTTCCCATGGTGGACGGGCATTATGAGACGAACGTGAAGGGCATTTTCATCATCGGCGAACTCGGCGGCATCGGGCTGATCAAGAACGCCGTCCGTCAGGGGAAGGCGGCGCTGGAATATATTGCCGCAGCTCAAGCGCCCCACAGCGCCGAATATGACGTTGCGATCATCGGCGCCGGCCCGTCCGGGCTCGCCGCCGGACTGACGGCTGCCAGCAAAAATTTGAAATACATCGTCCTCGAGCAGAGCGACGTCGGCGGGGCGATCCTCCATTACCCGCGGGCAAAAGTCGTGATGACTGCGCCGGTGGAACTCCCCCTCTGGGGAAAACTGAAATTGACCGAGGTCACCAAAGAGACGATGCTCGACACATGGCAAAAGATCATCGCGAAGACGTCGCTGAACGTTTCGGTCAATGAAAAGGTGGTCGAGGTACAGAACAACAGGGGGCATTTTTCGGTCACCACGTCGAAGCGAACGCTGACCGCGGCCCGGATCGTGCTGGCGCTCGGCAGGCGCGGAACGCCGCGGAAGCTCGGCGTTGAAGGAGAAGAGCTCTCGAAGGTGATGTACCGACTGATCGACGCGTCGACCTTCAACGGCAGTCATGCGCTCATTGTCGGAGGGGGGGACTCAGCAGTCGAAGCGGCAATCGGGCTGGCAATTCAAAACGGAAATGATGTGATCCTCTCATACCGCGGAAAAGAATTCACACGCATCAAAGAGCGGAACCGAACCCATCTTATGGAACAGGTCGCGAGGAAAAAGATCACGGTCATCTTTGATTCCCATCTGAGGCAAATTCTGGAGGACGAGGTTGTCCTCTCGACCCCCGGCGGAGAAATTCGACGCAAAAACGATTTCGTTTTCATTTTCGCCGGAGGAGAATTGCCGTTTGAATTCCTGAAAAAGCTCGGCATCTCGATGCACCAGCAGTCGATCGATTGA
- a CDS encoding T9SS type A sorting domain-containing protein, which yields MKTFFLFLALLAFSIAPSWAQTPITLTSSTLLNLFGAGKSQKSISAGDTTSGTMNVGTAETSSAQSWTLPSVTFVDTSVSVNQAPSSTPFGGDFPSATNATVSSVSDSSGTISVTSYFRIVPDSFLTLGGTESVHEGAFDTTFVKKTNTLIALLPIVLGTVTKSADTISTGASSSEIQTTTSTFDAYGSITIPGGTFSCLRETNVLVIQFVGSGGSIPNDTLISFTWYTGEGHQANVSAKFNNQTSGSIPVKNINFTEVVNTAVFVAEKPAGVVSTFSLAQNYPNPFNPSTNISYTVPSHQFVSLQVYDVLGRKVATLVNETKDAGTYSVRFDASSLPSGVYLYRLQAGSYSETKKLLLMK from the coding sequence ATGAAAACATTTTTTCTTTTTTTGGCCCTCCTCGCTTTCAGCATTGCGCCGTCGTGGGCACAAACGCCCATCACCCTCACCTCGTCTACCCTGCTCAATCTCTTCGGTGCAGGAAAGTCGCAGAAAAGTATCAGCGCGGGGGACACCACTTCCGGAACGATGAACGTCGGGACCGCCGAGACTTCGTCCGCCCAATCCTGGACATTGCCGTCTGTAACGTTCGTCGACACCTCGGTCTCGGTGAACCAGGCGCCTTCCTCGACGCCGTTTGGCGGAGACTTTCCGTCGGCCACGAACGCGACGGTGTCGAGCGTCTCCGATTCCAGCGGCACGATAAGCGTTACCTCCTACTTCCGCATTGTTCCCGATTCCTTCCTCACCCTCGGCGGGACGGAATCTGTGCATGAAGGGGCATTCGATACCACGTTTGTGAAGAAGACCAACACGCTGATTGCGCTCCTTCCTATCGTTCTGGGAACAGTCACGAAATCGGCGGACACGATATCGACCGGAGCAAGTTCCTCCGAGATCCAGACGACAACTTCTACCTTCGATGCCTACGGCAGCATTACGATTCCCGGCGGAACCTTCTCATGCCTGCGAGAGACGAACGTGCTCGTCATCCAGTTTGTCGGGTCCGGAGGATCCATCCCCAACGATACGTTGATATCGTTCACCTGGTACACGGGAGAGGGACATCAAGCGAACGTCAGCGCAAAATTCAACAACCAGACCTCGGGGTCGATACCGGTGAAAAACATCAATTTTACCGAGGTCGTGAACACGGCCGTGTTCGTAGCGGAAAAGCCGGCGGGCGTTGTCAGCACGTTCTCGCTTGCGCAAAATTACCCGAACCCGTTCAACCCTTCGACGAACATTTCGTACACCGTCCCCTCGCACCAGTTTGTTTCGTTGCAGGTGTATGATGTGCTGGGCAGGAAAGTTGCCACGCTCGTCAACGAGACCAAAGATGCGGGAACATACTCTGTCCGTTTCGATGCATCGAGTTTGCCGAGCGGTGTGTACCTCTACAGGCTCCAGGCAGGAAGTTATTCGGAAACGAAGAAGTTGCTGTTGATGAAATAG
- a CDS encoding acyloxyacyl hydrolase translates to MRSYFRAALLLIAGLLPGAMSMSDAQTIARDDSAQLVQFSAGMYDVRRQSATVEYQAEIYPAYTLGIFRTKASISATRTDDIFAGGGVALPIDLSSRVFLMPSFNAGLYKHGKGIELGYFVEFRSYLEIAWQCTRNSCIGISIYHVSNGSLSNTNPGLESLLTTYFVQL, encoded by the coding sequence GTGAGAAGTTATTTTCGTGCGGCTCTTTTGCTCATTGCAGGGCTGCTTCCCGGCGCCATGTCGATGAGTGACGCCCAGACGATCGCTCGCGATGACAGCGCACAGCTTGTTCAGTTCAGCGCGGGGATGTACGATGTCCGGCGCCAAAGTGCCACCGTCGAATACCAGGCGGAAATTTATCCGGCGTACACGCTGGGAATTTTCCGTACGAAGGCGAGCATTTCGGCAACGAGAACGGACGACATTTTTGCGGGAGGGGGGGTTGCGCTGCCGATCGATTTGTCCAGCCGGGTTTTTCTTATGCCGAGTTTCAATGCAGGGCTGTACAAACACGGAAAGGGGATCGAGCTCGGCTATTTTGTCGAGTTCAGGTCCTACCTCGAAATTGCCTGGCAGTGCACCCGAAACTCGTGCATCGGAATTTCCATCTACCACGTTTCAAACGGCAGCCTTTCAAACACCAACCCCGGCCTGGAATCGCTGCTGACAACATACTTCGTTCAACTCTGA